In Cicer arietinum cultivar CDC Frontier isolate Library 1 chromosome 1, Cicar.CDCFrontier_v2.0, whole genome shotgun sequence, one DNA window encodes the following:
- the LOC101503252 gene encoding uncharacterized protein, translating into MIHTMASACINNIAMSPETFLPWDPEPDFEFRLQDPVTMLPADQLFSDGKLVPLHLKPSFTSSSSSSAATSPKTTTASTTTSDPSLFSPKAPRCSSRWKDIFALKKLYHSTNTPKTTPSSNKSLKHLLVSRKTTSSSFDNTSLNLPLLKDSDNESLSISSRLSLSSSSSSHDHDDLPRLSLDSEKPNPISIHRNPNPNPRIRLVKPRAGSFDGNKPDQQVTSNNSNNHNHNHNHNNRVGRSPIRMESSTTQGCRGVSVDSPRLNSSGKIVFQSLERSSSSPGSFTGGPRFKHRGMERSYSANVRVTPVLNVPVCSLRGGSKSGSVFGFGQLFSSPQKRDTTVGGNNKSHQHQHPHGVRHQQHKHV; encoded by the coding sequence ATGATCCACACAATGGCTTCAGCTTGTATCAACAACATCGCTATGTCACCTGAAACCTTCCTCCCATGGGATCCTGAACCCGACTTCGAGTTCCGTCTTCAAGATCCCGTCACCATGCTTCCCGCCGACCAACTCTTCTCCGACGGTAAACTCGTTCCTCTCCACCTCAAACCATCTTTCacttcctcctcctcctcctccgcCGCCACTTCTCCTAAAACAACCACCGCCTCCACAACTACCTCCGACCCCTCTCTCTTCTCTCCTAAAGCTCCTCGTTGTTCTAGCCGTTGGAAAGACATCTTCGCTTTAAAAAAACTCTACCATTCCACTAACACACCCAAAACCACACCTTCTTCTAACAAATCTCTCAAACACCTTCTCGTCTCTCGCAAAACCACTTCTTCGTCGTTTGATAACACTTCGCTTAACCTTCCTTTGTTGAAAGACTCCGACAATGAATCTCTCTCCATTTCATCTCGTCTCTcgctttcttcttcttcttcgagTCACGACCACGACGATCTTCCTAGACTCTCTCTCGATTCAGAGAAACCTAACCCCATTTCAATTCACCGTAACCCGAACCCGAATCCAAGGATCCGGTTAGTTAAACCTAGAGCAGGTTCATTCGATGGAAACAAACCGGATCAACAGGTAAccagtaataatagtaataatcataatcacaatcacaatcacAACAATCGGGTCGGAAGGAGTCCGATTCGGATGGAATCATCCACTACGCAAGGGTGCAGGGGAGTTTCAGTGGATAGCCCTAGATTGAACTCATCAGGGAAGATAGTGTTTCAGAGCTTAGAAAGAAGTTCAAGCAGTCCTGGGAGTTTCACTGGTGGGCCCCGCTTTAAGCATCGAGGAATGGAACGCTCTTATTCAGCTAATGTCCGTGTTACTCCGGTTCTTAATGTTCCGGTTTGTTCGTTGAGAGGCGGTTCCAAATCCGGTTCGGTTTTTGGGTTCGGTCAGCTTTTTTCTTCGCCGCAGAAGAGAGATACTACGGTTGGTGGTAATAACAAGAGTCATCAACATCAACATCCACATGGTGTTAGGCATCAACAACACAAACATGTTTAG
- the LOC101502919 gene encoding uncharacterized protein, protein METSTNTHYTSPDENDTVFVQTEPSSSRAGDNSSETDNSGDSLTKSSDLLAKGLSSILSTVIRDFDFRAQQTLMSQNHLSSSIDRLTGELDQLLEDAPLPFIMQHAAKISSVRKRVLSLNSLLKSIQGRIDNIDRIMSIGTTHEKAATEGSG, encoded by the exons ATGGAAACCTCAACTAACACTCACTACACTTCACCGGATGAAAACGACACCGTCTTCGTTCAAACGGAACCTTCGAGTTCTCGCGCCGGCGATAACAGTTCTGAAACCGATAACTCCGGCGATTCCCTAACGAAGAGCTCCGATTTATTGGCGAAAGGATTGTCCTCGATCCTCTCCACCGTCATTAGGGATTTCGATTTCAGAGCTCAACAAACTCTCATGAGCCAAAACCATCTCTCTTCCTCTATTGATCGTCTTACAGGAG AACTTGATCAGTTGCTCGAAGATGCACCTTTGCCATTCATAATGCAGCATGCTGCCAAGATATCCAGTGTTAGGAAAAGAGTTTTATCCCTCAATTCACTTCTAAAATCCATACAAGGACGGATTGATAATATAGACCGCATCATGTCTATTGGGACTACTCATG AGAAAGCAGCCACCGAAGGTTCTGGGTGA